The Lycium barbarum isolate Lr01 chromosome 12, ASM1917538v2, whole genome shotgun sequence genome includes a region encoding these proteins:
- the LOC132622600 gene encoding G-type lectin S-receptor-like serine/threonine-protein kinase B120 yields MATGFSFPVWFVFLFVVSCFSSFCLAGDRFTLGETLKDGDIITSKEGNFVLGFFSPTTGSSKRYLGIWYADIKEKTVIWVANRNKPVHDKNGTYFIDKIGNLVVKNGHGDLLWSSNVSVETRNSTACLTDDGNLVILNNDRDAARLNSPLWESFLHPTDTFLPGMRVFMSSEGEERKVFSSWTNESDPSPGRYSMGVDNRGAPQIVIWDGSDRRWRSGHFDGVEFTGVPNVTRSNFLSGFRIHKEDDDRMYFTYTASNTSALVRFQLTVTGNELQQRWDEGKGQWNTLQSRPAGGCDWYNFCGNFAKCNKEEVCLCLEGFVPRVQEQWHAGNRRGGCVRRTELECRRSNSSVLRNDSGKNDRFRAFQRVKLPDYADIADVNIDECKIRCLEECSCNAYTFVRGINCMIWRDDLVDIEHFEEGGNTLYVRLDPSAFGRKNRTIKIVVISILVALALVVMVAVWLVCRYKARKRESKRTNEIPKNHLVRSGEFSTEFSGPGDLNAEGHQGNGSELSFFSFSMVATATDDFSLANKLGQGGFGPVYKGRLPCGQEVAVKRLSQMSGQGVEEFKNEITLIAKLQHRNLVRLLGCSVEGEEKMLIYEYMPNKSLDTFLFDTARKSQLDWRKRFNIIEGIARGLLYLHRDSRLRIIHRDLKASNILLDEEMTPKISDFGMARIFGGNQNEANTNRVVGTYGYMAPEYAMGGLFSGKSDVYSFGILLLEIICGRRNTSFRTDEHSGIIEYAWEKWDEGRPMDLVDRSIWDGCQHDEALRCIHLALLCVQDLAVHRPNMSSVVLMLETDNVRLPLPRQPTYTSMGRSVDEDVWQGNQDPSSNNVTISVLIGGDAPPIEQVPLVVSS; encoded by the exons ATGGCTACTGGCTTTAGTTTTCCCGTTTGGTTCGTGTTTCTTTTCGTtgtttcttgtttctcttcattCTGTTTAGCTGGTGACAGATTTACACTAGGAGAGACTCTAAAAGATGGTGATATCATCACTTCTAAAGAAGGGAATTTTGTGTTGGGGTTCTTTAGTCCTACTACAGGTTCTAGTAAAAGGTATCTTGGTATATGGTACGCTGATATTAAAGAAAAGACAGTTATTTGGGTTGCCAACAGGAACAAGCCTGTCCATGATAAAAATGGCACCTATTTCATTGACAAAATTGGGAATTTGGTTGTTAAAAATGGACATGGTGATTTACTCTGGTCGTCTAATGTTTCTGTTGAAACCAGAAACTCTACGGCTTGTCTAACTGATGATGGCAATCTTGTCATCCTTAACAATGATAGAGATGCTGCAAGGTTGAATTCTCCCTTGTGGGAGAGTTTCTTGCATCCTACGGATACCTTTTTGCCTGGAATGAGAGTTTTCATGAGTAGTGAAGGCGAAGAGCGTAAAGTTTTCAGTTCTTGGACAAATGAAAGTGACCCTTCACCTGGAAGGTACTCAATGGGGGTTGATAATCGTGGAGCACCACAGATTGTTATCTGGGATGGATCGGATAGACGTTGGAGAAGTGGACATTTTGATGGGGTGGAATTCACTGGTGTTCCAAATGTGACTAGATCTAATTTTTTATCTGGTTTCAGAATTCACAAAGAGGATGATGACAGAATGTACTTCACTTACACAGCCTCAAACACATCTGCTTTGGTGAGGTTCCAGCTTACTGTGACCGGAAATGAGCTGCAACAGAGGTGGGACGAAGGAAAGGGGCAATGGAACACATTACAATCTAGGCCAGCAGGTGGTTGTGACTGGTATAACTTCTGTGGGAATTTCGCAAAATGTAATAAAGAAGAAGTTTGCCTTTGTTTGGAAGGATTTGTACCACGTGTTCAGGAGCAGTGGCATGCTGGGAACCGGAGAGGAGGTTGTGTTAGGAGGACCGAATTGGAATGCAGGAGGAGTAATAGCAGTGTTTTGAGGAATGATAGTGGAAAAAATGACAGATTTAGGGCTTTTCAGAGAGTTAAATTGCCTGATTATGCAGATATTGCAGATGTAAACATAGACGAGTGCAAAATCAGATGCCTGGAAGAGTGTTCCTGCAATGCTTACACTTTTGTCAGAGGAATCAATTGTATGATATGGCGAGATGATTTAGTTGATATTGAGCATTTTGAGGAAGGTGGGAACACTCTGTATGTTCGCCTAGATCCTTCTGCATTTG GTAGGAAAAACAGGACGATTAAAATTGTTGTAATATCAATTCTAGTAGCTCTGGCTTTGGTTGTTATGGTAGCTGTTTGGCTAGTATGTAGGTACAAGGCCAGAAAACGAG AATCCAAGAGAACCAATGAAATTCCAAAAAACCATCTAGTTAGGAGTGGAGAGTTCTCCACGGAATTCTCTGGGCCAGGCGACCTCAATGCCGAAGGGCATCAAGGAAATGGTTCAGAATTATCATTTTTCAGCTTCAGCATGGTGGCCACAGCTACGGACGACTTTTCTCTTGCAAACAAGCTTGGGCAAGGGGGATTTGGTCCTGTTTACAAG GGAAGGCTACCTTGTGGTCAAGAAGTTGCTGTAAAGAGGCTTTCACAAATGTCTGGACAAGGTGTTGAGGAGTTCAAGAACGAGATCACTCTAATAGCAAAATTACAACACAGAAATCTTGTTAGACTTTTGGGGTGCTCTGTTGAAGGAGAAGAAAAAATGCTGATTTATGAGTACATGCCCAACAAAAGCTTAGATACATTTCTATTTG ATACTGCTAGGAAATCCCAGTTAGACTGGAGAAAACGCTTCAACATTATCGAAGGAATTGCCCGAGGATTACTGTATCTCCATAGAGATTCAAGGCTTAGAATAATCCATAGGGATCTAAAGGCTAGTAACATTCTGTTGGATGAAGAGATGACCCCAAAAATTTCAGACTTCGGCATGGCCAGAATTTTTGGAGGAAACCAAAATGAAGCAAATACAAATAGGGTCGTAGGCACATA TGGATATATGGCTCCGGAGTATGCAATGGGAGGCCTGTTCTCGGGCAAGTCTGATGTCTACAGCTTTGGCATACTATTGCTTGAGATTATATGTGGGCGTAGAAATACAAGCTTTCGGACGGATGAGCATTCAGGCATCATTGAATAC GCATGGGAGAAGTGGGATGAAGGTAGACCAATGGACCTAGTGGATCGTTCAATTTGGGATGGTTGTCAACATGACGAAGCATTGAGATGTATACACTTGGCATTGCTTTGTGTTCAAGATTTGGCTGTTCACAGACCAAACATGTCTTCTGTGGTTTTGATGTTGGAAACTGACAATGTAAGGCTGCCGTTGCCTAGGCAACCTACTTATACCTCAATGGGAAGATCTGTCGATGAAGATGTATGGCAGGGGAATCAGGACCCGTCTTCAAACAATGTCACAATTAGTGTATTAATAG GTGGAGATGCTCCACCAATCGAGCAAGTCCCGCTTGTCGTATCTAGTTAA